A DNA window from Kitasatospora atroaurantiaca contains the following coding sequences:
- a CDS encoding class I SAM-dependent methyltransferase, with product MATTPFDLPDSFDPEEVSGSRADSAPGEDSAPGEDDDAVRREAAPEESSRASRHWWDRNADEYQDEHGEFLGDDRFTWCPEGLDEAEAHLLGEVKGLSVLEIGAGAAQCSRWLAAQGARPVALDISFRQLQHSRRIDLGRGAEPVAVVQADAAVLPFADGAFDLACSAYGAVPFSADTAALMREVHRVLRPGARWVFSVTHPIRWAFPDEPGVEGLTATASYFDRTPYVEQDEHGQATYVEHHRTIGDRVRELTAAGFQLLDLVEPEWPEGLEQEWGGWSPLRGRLIPGTAIFVARRG from the coding sequence TTGGCCACCACCCCCTTCGACCTGCCCGACTCTTTTGATCCGGAGGAGGTCTCCGGATCACGAGCGGACTCCGCCCCGGGAGAGGACTCCGCTCCGGGTGAGGACGACGACGCCGTCCGGCGCGAGGCCGCGCCCGAGGAGAGCAGCCGGGCTTCGCGGCACTGGTGGGACCGCAACGCGGACGAGTACCAGGACGAGCACGGCGAGTTCCTCGGCGACGACCGCTTCACCTGGTGCCCCGAGGGCCTGGACGAGGCCGAGGCGCACCTGCTGGGCGAGGTCAAGGGCCTGAGCGTGCTGGAGATCGGCGCCGGCGCGGCGCAGTGCTCGCGCTGGCTGGCCGCGCAGGGGGCCAGGCCGGTGGCGCTGGACATCTCGTTCCGGCAGCTCCAGCACTCGCGGCGGATCGACCTCGGGCGCGGGGCCGAGCCGGTGGCGGTGGTGCAGGCCGACGCCGCCGTGCTGCCGTTCGCGGACGGCGCCTTCGACCTGGCCTGCTCGGCGTACGGCGCGGTGCCGTTCAGCGCGGACACCGCCGCCCTGATGCGCGAGGTGCACCGGGTGCTGCGGCCGGGGGCGCGCTGGGTCTTCTCGGTCACCCACCCGATCCGCTGGGCCTTCCCCGACGAGCCCGGGGTGGAGGGGCTGACGGCGACCGCCTCCTACTTCGACCGCACGCCGTACGTGGAACAGGACGAGCACGGGCAGGCGACGTACGTCGAGCACCACCGGACCATCGGCGACCGCGTACGGGAGCTGACGGCGGCCGGGTTCCAGCTGCTGGACCTGGTGGAGCCGGAGTGGCCCGAGGGCCTTGAGCAGGAGTGGGGCGGCTGGTCGCCGCTGCGCGGCCGGCTGATCCCCGGGACGGCGATCTTCGTGGCGCGCCGGGGCTGA